The Magnolia sinica isolate HGM2019 chromosome 11, MsV1, whole genome shotgun sequence DNA window ttggcttaatctattccatgttttatgcactcctacaaacaacatacatccatcattacatatgttgcataagtgatgttttaaaactcgggagctgagttatgctctatccctgaatttcagggcgttacaatattgGTGGTGACACATTAGTTTACCTCTAGAACTCAGAAGGGAGGCCATTTCACCTCCTTTACTTCCAAATCCCATCTTCCCAGGATTTTATTCACCAGCCAATTTACTCTCATTTTACTTCATTTTGCATTTACCTCCATCCAAACGTACTTTGAGTGTGTAAGCCCCGCTTAAATGAATGGGAAAGACAGTTCAATAGCATGGATTAAACGTagccatcacggtggccccacataggcCAATTTCCATGCTTCAGCCATAAAAGCCCGAGCAACTTCCCATGTGCTGGGCACGCCCACTTGCGTGATTGGATCCCAAGTCGGCCAATGCTGAAATGCAAATCGCACTCGACCAAGCGCTTCCGATTGCAAAACCATTCGCGGCCACACGCGATATCGTGCCATATCGTAGCCGTACATTACGTGGGCCCTATATGTTGATCCCTcggcaaaataaaataaaatctgtccAGTCTTCTTACCCTTTGAGCCACACGTTAGCAACAAATGGTTAATCTCTTCCGAATAGATATGGTCTATATGATGATCAGATGGAATGCTTCTTTTATGGATGAGATCTAAACAACATTTCACACCTGATGAATGCCTTTGATCTTCCACTCTCTCACGTCTGTCCTGGAAAACTCGCGCGGGCGCGCCAATCAGGGGTACCCAGCAGATATTTTTGAACCCTCAGCTCTCAAAGTATATATAGCGGGCGTGTGTGCACATCCACACGCAACCATTCACTTCATGCCCATGTGTCATATATGTAGAGCATCCGATCCGTTCAAAACGTGGGCCAGACATTTTTAATTAGTTTTAATGATAAGTAGATGGatatataaataaattcaaaatcaTTAGATGAACATTAACTTATAACTCATGTATTTATCATCCACCCAATtaatggatgggcctgattttcatAACAACATAATTTCATATTGTGATCGATCGTATTCACGGATCAGATATTCTACATATATGATATTTTGGTAGGAAATAAATGAACGTGTGCGAAAGCTCCCGTACACCCGCCGAATGTGGACAGTTGTATATCCTCACTTCCCATAAAAttatgtggtgcaaatggaagcggattgggtggtctGCCACATATCACccaccttggtggtgtgttgacgtcaccaagttctatgggccccactatgatgtatgtgctatatctgaACTGTCCATACATTTGTAAATATCATTTCAGGGTCTGAAACAAAAAATGATGGAGATAAAAGtcccaattgaaccacaccatagaaaaaagtggggatcGAACGTATACCACTGAAAATTTCATGCATgatatagaagttttgaatcaagttgataatttttttttcccgttgtccaagtatgtgtgaccttaaagttggatggaaaataaacatggttGGCCCCAATAATATTTCCACGGCAGGCGTCagtgtccccactattttctttggtgtggtccacttgagatttggatctgtttcattgtTAGCTCATGGcatattcatgatcttgccaaatggacggacgcttcataaataatatatacatcatggtgggacccacggaattaggtgacgtcaacacaccatcgaGGTCTGTGGTGCGTGGCACACTACGCAATTGGCTTCCAGTGAAAATCCACCTACTTTTCTCCAGCCCTCCTTCTCTCCTTCCCTCTTTAAAAAGCTCCCACCGCAACCAAAAAGCTCCCCATTCACGCCTCTTCCACAAGATGGGCATCGTGGAAGAAGCTCACAACGTGCGGGTGCTGGGTGCGGGAGAACAGATTATCGTACTCGCGCACGGGTTCGGTACGGACCAATCGGTGTGGAAGCACCTTGTGCCCCATCTGGTGGACAATCACCGTGTAATCCTGTTCGACAACATGGGCGCCGGGCCGACTAATCCCGACTACTTCGACTTCGATCGCTACTCCTCGCTCGACGGCTACGCCTATGATCTCCTCGCCATACTGGAAGAGCTCCACGTGGAGTCGtgcatcttggtgggccactccGTGTCCGCGATCGTCGGTGCCCTGGCATCCATCAGCCGGCCTGATCTTTTTACCAAGATCATCATGATCTCCGCTTCTCCAAGGTATGGTAGTCTGGAGGTCTAACTTAATTGGTGGTCCTATCTGGTTTCCAcgtagggtggcaatgggtcgggtCGTATTCGGGTTAGTAAATATTGGCCAGGAtgagaattgatcacctacaTCCGCCTTCACCGTTATTTGTGGTACAtggttttttaaatttttttagccaaaacatacattaaaataataatttttttctccTTCCTTAATGCATTAGCTAAGAAGTCCCGTACCCAGATTGTCGTAGACGCATGTAATAGGACGTGTTTGGGTTGAACCCTACCCTACCCGATCCGCTTCTAGAGCTTAGCAGATGATCTGACCCGACCCGTCCCGTCTCAAGCCCAAAACCTTAAACAAATGAAATCGATTAGGATAGATACATGCACATGATGTGGGTGTGTTTGTATGTATTCACTAACACAGTGCCCAGTGTGGCTGGTGCTAGGTCGGGTCGGGTCTGGTCGGTTGAGACCTACCCGATTggaaataaatgggtctgattgGGCTGGGCTTGAGCTTCATGAATTTTTAGTAGGGTTAGGTTGGCTTACAGACTAATTGGTCGGGGTCGGGCTTGGGCTGGAATTCTTACCCGTTTACCAAACGGGACTGGGACTGGCTTGGGTTGACCTTGCTTGGAGCTGAACCCGACCAATTGCCACCCCTGTAAAGCCCGACGCGGATTGGGTATTACCCTACCACGACCTAGCTCGAGACGGACGGTCCTTGTAaggcctatgtggggcccaccgtgatatatgtgttttatccacacggtccatcctttCTCACATATCATTTCAAGCCATGAACCCGAAAAAGATGCAGATGGAAGGCTTGAGTAGAGCTTGAGTAGACTAAACCATAGGAAGCGGTGGTGACAATGAAACCCACGGTTGCAATTGGATTTTTATTTGCTTTCAAGTGTTCAAAAGTTCACATAGACCTcagtgaagggaaaacataaatgtatatcaactcgatccaaaactctgtGACCCTTGAGAGTTTTTTAACGGTAGTTGTTCATCCCCACGGTTTCCGGTGATGTGATGCACTTCAGCCATccatatgcctttttttttttttttttttttttaaaaaactcatgccatagaatgatctttcaaaatagaacagatgcatcaaggtgggccccacaaagccactgacaggaccgtccgtctcttgcTAAGTCCTCCTTGGGGTAGTTCCAAATCCGCATCTTCTAAAGCCATGTGAATTTGTTTATCTTGTGGTACACTCCCCATTATTAGCACTGATGGGATGCTTCCAAATTCCAATTCGCTTTCCAATTTGTGGGGCCCCCCCTGAATCGGTGTTCTGTCATAACCATTTGAATTGATATCTACTACCATTTTTGGGCCTCTCCGCGATACTTGGACTAAGCTGGATTATCCTAACGAAAATCACATCAGTTGGTGCTCAGTCTCATCTCCTTTGAAAATTATTTTGTGGGGCTTACCCTTGAATTGGCCACTGCCCAAATAATGGTTGTAAATTGTAACCGCATATATTTTATTAAACATTTAATGGTCAGTTGTTTCCtgtggtctggtccacctgagatttggatatggtccaatcttttattttatttttttatcatgcactaaaatgaactggaaaaacggatggacggcatggatatacagaaCATGTATCAAGGTGCGTCCCACAGTCAGGGCCACACCGTGTTGGTGAGTCGAGGGCGGCATCTTGTATGTactatcttttttcttttgtacCCATCGGGCCACCCAAACGTAGTGACCCCTCGCATGTGAGTCTAAGATCGCCTATTCATCTGATCAGTCCATTTGTGGGGTCCAATGTTGGCTATTGTCAGATGGTCCCTAGAAGAATCTCAATTTGGATCTGGATGAATATGAAATCTGCCAGTGGTGATTCAGGACCACGATTGCAGATGGTCCTGCGGATTACTTTACCTTGTTGCATCTCATGTGACCCAAAGAAGTGGTTCATGGTCAGGTATCTGAATGACGTTGATTACTTCGGAGGATTCGAACAAGAAGATCTTGAGCAGCTCTTCAATGCAATGCAATCCAATTACAAGGCATGGGTCTCAGGGTTCGCGCCATTGGCTGTCGGTGGCGACATGGACTCGGTCGCAGTGCAGGAATTCAGCCGGACCTTGTTCAATATCCGGCCAGACATTGCATTGAGTGTAGCCCAGACCATATTTCAAAGCGATATGCGGCAGTTTTTATCGTTGGTAGTGGTCCCGTGCCACATCCTGCAGAGTAGCAAAGATCTGGCCGTCCCCGTCGTCGTGGCCGAGTATCTCCACCGCAATCTGGGTGGCGATTCGATCGTAGAAGTCATGGCTTCGGATGGACATTTGCCGCAGCTGAGCTCGCCAGACATTGTAATCCCCGTTTTGCTTAGGCACATTCAGCATGACATCATCGTCTGATTATGGAATACTGTAAGTGTGGTTATGATCATGCGGTCTTGATCATGGATGGCTTGATGGTTGGTTAGAatttattttcctaatttctGTTGCATTTGATAATCATGTACACGTCTGTTTTCTGTTTTTGGGGACAccaattgaagggctaggattttggttggcatgggtggtgtggatatatcaatttcaatttcagtttttttttttttccttaattttattttaattatcaagtTTTAAGATAAACTATGCCAATCCCTTTTGTGTCCACTGGCtatggaaatatatatatctttatcaaaagttgttgatgcaaaaatctgatctactttTTTTAGACCTACAAGTACCTGCATAGGGATAAGACAAAGGAGACTATGTCTAGAGCCGGGGACCTTCTTATGCTAAAGTCAGGATAAGAATCTGGGTCTGGTAGTATCGAGGGATTTTGGGTCAGAGATTATGCGTACATTTCACCATCAAAAGTActtttatttatagctttaggAGATGTGGTGGCGTAGAGGgaatctccctatttagtaggtgcaTATTGGAGGTAGATTCAGATCTTGGATTAGTAAGAGGATCTTTCGAAATCTTTGACGAAGATCTCGAGGGTCTGAGTGTGTCATAGATATCGCCTAAGATTCTTGGAGAAAACCTCAGACGAATCTCTCTTGAGAGAGATCCAAGACCATCAGAGATGTGCAATGGGAGGCCGAGGTGGCTTTGGCTGACTTGGCCTGGAGGTGACATGCTGCTTCAAGCCATACCAACCTGGGTCACACCGACTTGGGCTATGCCAACCTATCTCCTTGATTGAGCAGTGAGACAGAATGTTCCTGATGAACTCTAGGGATCTTGGAATCAACGGAGTTAGTGCTCTTTCTGGTGTTTGAGTAGGTCAGTAAGTGTTCTAATATGGTAACGAGATGTTGAGCTCGATTTTACTTCTTGCTCGGTGTTTTGAGTATGGGATCGAATCTGCTGTCGTGTCTGACCTGGGGAAGTGTGCAAGGTTCCGATCTGACCTTTAATAATTGATTGGCCTATTTTCCCTATAACAGTTGTTATTTTAAAAAAAGTAGATGTCATCCATACAGTTCATCTTGAAAATCAGATTGATACGTGTTCGTCCCTATTTTTGGTCAATTCACGTAAGAGCCAATGGGAGAAGGTTGTGTGTAACCACCATAGAGTTGGGTGGTGTATTTTAAGATCTTTAAATATATGGGAAGAGGATTTTGCGGCAATACAACTATGTTTATCAAGAAGCCCCATGTCATCCATTAAGAGAAAGTGGTTGAGCGAAAAGCGGTCATGCTAAAATAGTTATCAGGACAAATGGTAGGATTAGAAGCAATGAAAGCAAGTAGTGCTAAATGGTTATAGCAATCGTAAGAACATGAGAAACATCCGGCTAGTCAAATTAAGGTTATAAATAGTGAAGGAATTTAACAGGAAAAATAgtctcataccaatcaaaccaatctatctttcaattatctatcATTTACATTCTTAGTGTAATCCTAACTTTTACTtactatttacattccttagtgcaATCTGTAACAGTAATTAAGTAGTTATTAACTTTAGTTGTAATCTGAGTCTGCGCTCATATGTTGGATTCAGTTTGAGTATCAAGAAAAGTTCTTCATTCAGAAAGGCATTATGCAGTTGTTCTCTATGGCTGACTGTAAcaatttcctttttgttttatttgtattgaaGAGAGAAAATCCTTTTGTAAGGAAGACAGAGGTGTGACCCGttttcagaggacgaaccccaccctctgaccaTCGCCTGATAATTTAAAACGACATTgtacaagtggctgaataggagaCTGATCTTATTAGAACTCAATCATATACAATCAATTTTCGATGTATCTACCTATCTTTGCACTTGGGGTCGTAGTTATTcaatttgaattgagccacacattCAATTATGGCATGCCTGCATTAATCACATGACTAAATATGAAATTGAATCACAAAAAAAGTTTGGCATGTCCAGTGTGACCCTCGTCCTAGCTTACTTATTAGTGTGACATTATCAATGGACCAATTGGGAATATGAACAAAAGAAGCAATCGAATTATCGAGGTTGAACCCTTGACACCAACCGCACCACTTCTTACCAAGGAAGTGCTGATTCAAGCGGCCCCCAAATCATTAAATCTAAATAATAGTCCAACACTCATTCCCGTAAACCAGCAGGGGACATCAACCTCTTAGACCACATCTTTTGAAGAGATAACGGTTGGCTCCGAGATGTGTAAATGATATTCATCATGTTCAAGAATATAGGAGAAATCATGCAGAGTTAGTACATGCTTAAGCTGAGTAATTTCGTGTTTAAACTGAGATTGTGAATTGATGGATGGCTAATCAGACTAAGGCCATGCATCAATTGCTCGCCATCATTACCGAAAGAGTCTCTGCGGCAACACAATATAATGTCGAAGGAAGTTCTGTGGTAACATGGCTCAGCCGCCACCGATACCTCCCCTTTAGCGGAGCTTGCCTCTTGTTCTAATGTAGGAAGGGCAAAATGCTCCATTGCACGCTAAGTTCTGGTGGCTAGAACGGGAGATTAGAAATTTTGTTCAGGAAATTTGGAATTAGGGTATACCGAGAAGACAACTtgtcaaacctataacctagtaTCCATTCCATTTCGTTGGGTCCTGCGGCCCtaccggttgaatttcggcgacccacaaCCTGTAGGTAGCATTTGCGATCATCCCTAAGTTCTGCCCTGTAAACCCAAACTaattcgacccgaaacctatgtcattgcgaccgcatcgttgccgcagttccaatgTCACGTCTCGTGTGCTAATCCAAggtgtagatcaaaagatgtacccAGTGCAATATTTGGATcgttgatcatgatgtgggacctaccttgttGCTTGTGCACATTTTCCTAGATGGGTGACCTCACCCTAGTCTCATCATTACCTATGATAGCTACCTAGCCTATTACCTATAGCCCTAGCCCAGCAATCACATTATGGATTTTCTTCCCAAAACCATCATTGGACTCTCTACCCCATGTGCTATGATGGATTCTCTTACCAAAACTCATAATGACCTTACACCCTCATCATTTCACTCctacaaccctctctctttctctcttttctccttcattttcatttctcttcctcCTTTGCTAGAGAGGAGAAAAAGTCCCACCTCCCTCCATTTTTTAGCACTCTCTTCTTTAAAATCCCACCTAATCCAGCCCTTGTAATCTCATCTCAACCTTAGATCCTTCTTCCTTGGTGCTAGAGGAGCATAgtgttgaagaaagaagaagatccttAAGGTGGGTGTTCTCCCAgggtagaattttttatttttcttccatagatcttcatctttccttcatgggagtgtgtaggacccaccaatcaatggtggagatcttacatgactccatgagtgtggccaatggcccaattTGTGTATGCAtgttgccatgatggggccattctccatggatcccctCATGATGTTTTTCCTTTAATCTATAGTttgttgggtcatctagaccctagatccatagtggggatggtatcctcacctcagattttttattatggggcccatgtatgcatgggacccatgtgtATTTGATCATATGGTTGTGATTGCTTGTGGAGGACTCATAGTGGCAGAGTCCTCCCTATGGCCgagatctcctctctctctctctctctctctctctctctctc harbors:
- the LOC131219016 gene encoding probable esterase D14L; this translates as MGIVEEAHNVRVLGAGEQIIVLAHGFGTDQSVWKHLVPHLVDNHRVILFDNMGAGPTNPDYFDFDRYSSLDGYAYDLLAILEELHVESCILVGHSVSAIVGALASISRPDLFTKIIMISASPRYLNDVDYFGGFEQEDLEQLFNAMQSNYKAWVSGFAPLAVGGDMDSVAVQEFSRTLFNIRPDIALSVAQTIFQSDMRQFLSLVVVPCHILQSSKDLAVPVVVAEYLHRNLGGDSIVEVMASDGHLPQLSSPDIVIPVLLRHIQHDIIV